The window TCAATTTTTTCAAAACCATAATCAGACAGAATAGCTGATGCTTTTTTTAACACAAAATACCAATACGGCTGATCTGCCGGTAATATATCATTCATGCCCTTAACAGATTGTATTGATAGTTTAGCCATAGTCTAAATAGTCTAATATGTTGCCGTAGGCACACCTCCGAACTCATTAACAGGCCAAGCCCTAAAAAAAACTCTGCCGGTAATTAAAGCTCTGTTTAGCGGGCCCCAGCGGCGTGAATCAGAACTGCGCAGACGGTTATCTCCAAGCACAAAGTATTCGTTGGGATCTAGTTTCATTCTCATATCGCCCATTGTGTGTTGTCCGGCTGATAAATATTTTTCTTCCAAAATGAAACCGTCTGGATGTTGTTTATTGTAAATAATAACATCGTCGTTTTTAATCTCCACGGTTTCTTCTGGCAAGCCGATAATTCTTTTTATAAAAAACTGGGTTTTATCTTCCGGAAAACGGAAAACTACGACTTCGCCCCTTGTTGGATCACGAAAACGATAGCTTATCTCATCTATTAATATG is drawn from Candidatus Yanofskybacteria bacterium and contains these coding sequences:
- the lepB gene encoding signal peptidase I, with protein sequence MTEEFGPQSSQEPKSQARQEALAPHLLGTSPKGQREAESPKGAGLTFIWETVKIVVISLAIIVPVRYFLVQPFFVKGASMETTFEDGNYILIDEISYRFRDPTRGEVVVFRFPEDKTQFFIKRIIGLPEETVEIKNDDVIIYNKQHPDGFILEEKYLSAGQHTMGDMRMKLDPNEYFVLGDNRLRSSDSRRWGPLNRALITGRVFFRAWPVNEFGGVPTATY